The candidate division KSB1 bacterium genome has a window encoding:
- the rodA gene encoding rod shape-determining protein RodA yields the protein MFTNKIKHNFSILDLGLIICMFMLISIGLISIYSATSGQIGELASNNFQRQVYWLCFGIILFIPAILINSKLYMALAYVFYGFIMLALIVVLIKGISGGGAARWLSAGGLRFQPSEWAKLATIFALARFLTDHHDKLDDKRTLLILAGLGILPFILIFKQPDLGTSLVFIAIIPAMLFWAGVSPLILLLTFIPGLTMLASFELWSFSLIMGILLIVLFFASRNMIFTFGHIVLNIFVGVITPFLWNSLEAYQQKRVLSFLGIVSDPKGISYQVIQSKVAIGSGGITGKGFLEGTQTQLRFLPEQHTDFIFSVIGEEFGILGCITVIVLFVLLISRGIQVASNVKNRFSSLVVIGITTMILYHYFVNLGMVMGLMPVTGLPLPFISYGGSFLNTCMVSIALILNFSLRRHEY from the coding sequence ATGTTTACTAACAAAATTAAACACAACTTCAGTATTTTAGATTTGGGTCTAATTATCTGTATGTTTATGCTGATTTCGATTGGTTTAATCAGTATTTACAGTGCTACTTCAGGACAGATTGGTGAATTAGCATCTAACAATTTCCAAAGGCAGGTGTACTGGTTATGTTTTGGAATCATTTTATTTATCCCTGCCATATTGATAAATTCCAAATTGTACATGGCTTTGGCGTATGTTTTTTATGGTTTTATCATGCTGGCATTGATTGTTGTTTTAATCAAAGGTATTTCTGGGGGTGGAGCTGCTAGATGGTTGTCGGCAGGTGGTCTTCGTTTTCAACCATCGGAATGGGCAAAATTAGCAACGATATTTGCTCTTGCGCGTTTTCTTACGGATCATCATGATAAATTGGATGATAAAAGAACTTTGCTTATCCTTGCCGGTCTTGGGATACTTCCTTTTATACTTATCTTTAAGCAGCCAGATCTCGGCACTTCTTTAGTTTTTATAGCAATTATCCCGGCTATGCTATTTTGGGCAGGCGTATCTCCGCTAATTTTGTTATTAACGTTTATCCCGGGATTAACAATGCTAGCTTCGTTTGAATTATGGTCTTTTTCCTTAATTATGGGAATATTGTTAATTGTATTATTCTTCGCAAGTAGGAACATGATTTTTACTTTTGGCCATATTGTCCTCAATATTTTTGTAGGTGTTATTACACCATTTCTTTGGAACTCATTGGAGGCCTACCAACAGAAAAGAGTGCTTTCCTTCCTTGGAATCGTTAGCGATCCAAAAGGAATCAGCTACCAGGTAATTCAATCAAAAGTAGCAATCGGATCAGGTGGGATCACCGGGAAAGGTTTTTTAGAAGGCACACAAACACAATTAAGATTTCTTCCGGAGCAACATACAGATTTCATCTTTTCTGTTATTGGAGAGGAATTTGGCATTTTAGGTTGTATAACAGTTATTGTTTTGTTTGTCCTATTAATTTCACGAGGAATTCAAGTTGCTTCTAACGTGAAAAACCGGTTTTCATCATTGGTTGTCATAGGTATCACAACGATGATTTTATACCATTACTTTGTCAATTTGGGTATGGTAATGGGCCTGATGCCAGTTACCGGTCTTCCGCTGCCGTTTATTAGCTATGGGGGTTCTTTTTTAAATACCTGTATGGTTTCAATCGCTTTAATACTCAATTTTTCTCTTCGTCGACATGAATACTAG
- the mreC gene encoding rod shape-determining protein MreC produces MSSIYQYRSLKRENEIIRIRLAALSYENSLLKEAYLENDRLRQMLDFKKSSAYDLIPASIIVQNYEGFSHAILLDIGTSDGVQPGMPVLASKGLVGRVVTAGDHISVVQVLDDINFRVGAMIQRTRITGIVKNTDENKLILNYVPITEDIKLGDVIITSGNSAIYPKGIEIGYVSKVEEPPAALFKLIEITTSVNLNNLEDSFIIGNPRR; encoded by the coding sequence ATGAGTTCAATATATCAATATCGCTCATTAAAAAGAGAAAATGAAATCATTCGAATCCGGTTAGCTGCTCTTTCATACGAAAATAGTTTATTGAAAGAAGCTTACTTGGAAAATGACCGCTTAAGACAAATGCTGGATTTCAAAAAGAGCAGTGCCTACGATTTAATACCGGCTTCGATTATAGTGCAAAATTATGAAGGTTTCTCTCACGCTATTTTACTTGACATTGGAACAAGTGATGGAGTTCAACCGGGAATGCCGGTGTTGGCAAGCAAAGGACTGGTAGGACGAGTTGTAACCGCAGGGGATCATATTTCGGTAGTGCAAGTTTTGGATGATATTAATTTTCGGGTTGGGGCTATGATTCAAAGAACAAGAATAACAGGGATCGTTAAAAACACGGACGAAAATAAACTCATTTTGAATTACGTTCCTATCACTGAAGATATAAAACTTGGCGATGTGATCATTACATCAGGGAATAGCGCAATATATCCCAAGGGAATTGAAATTGGATATGTAAGCAAAGTTGAAGAACCACCGGCCGCTTTATTTAAGCTAATTGAAATTACAACCTCAGTTAATTTGAATAACTTGGAGGATTCATTCATTATCGGAAATCCACGGCGTTAA
- the mrdA gene encoding penicillin-binding protein 2: MKNNRIASFPSQVKLVYWISLIALTVVLIFRLFYLQILHKTDYKLQSDQNRIREVTLKPLRGLIYDRNKTLIVNNSPAFSLHAIPYNLQNNPDLYNRIGEYINKTPEELKAAVRRNMRGYFLPVRLMRQVDISIVTRFEEMRMEFPGVGFWIEPIRSYPSSVRAAHVLGYLGEITSTELKNKSNPEYQSGDVIGKRGIESFYDEKLRGKSGLEYVEVDALGREVKKLKNPLKEKSIPGLNLDLTLDVDLQTLAEESMGESRGSIIMLDLEDGGVLAMVSKPDFNPRDLAGVISPTVWRNLQNNPEHPFYNRSLQSLYPPGSTYKIVVVMAAIANKVIKPTSVVNCAGSYRFGVRYFKCWKSKGHGRMNLLKAIEQSCNVYFYQLGLKVGLDEWSKFSRIFLFGKKTGVDFPLENSGLVPDHEYFDNRYGEKKWTKGLLVNLSIGQGDLLVTTLQMVQFAGIIAKRGIYHKPHLLKSTQNQITQETIVYESSPLKIEELPEEAYDIVHEGMFRVVNGEKGTAKAARVPGINVAGKTGTAQNSHGNDHAWFIGFAPRENPRVAIVVLIENGGGGGSIAAPKAGKLLKLYFQKYPAETPSSLASKN; the protein is encoded by the coding sequence ATGAAAAATAATAGAATAGCTTCGTTTCCATCTCAAGTAAAATTAGTCTATTGGATCAGTCTAATTGCATTAACGGTTGTTTTAATATTTAGGCTGTTTTATCTGCAAATATTACATAAAACAGATTATAAATTACAATCCGACCAGAATAGAATTCGTGAAGTTACATTAAAACCATTACGGGGATTGATTTACGATCGTAATAAAACATTAATTGTAAATAACTCTCCGGCGTTTTCATTACATGCAATTCCATATAATTTACAGAATAATCCAGATCTTTATAATCGAATTGGCGAGTATATCAATAAAACACCTGAGGAGCTAAAAGCAGCTGTTCGAAGAAATATGCGAGGTTATTTTCTCCCGGTTCGATTAATGCGGCAAGTTGATATATCTATTGTAACTCGTTTTGAAGAAATGCGAATGGAGTTTCCGGGAGTAGGTTTTTGGATCGAACCTATACGATCCTATCCTTCTAGTGTGCGTGCAGCTCATGTTCTTGGATACTTAGGTGAAATTACAAGCACAGAATTAAAAAATAAATCCAACCCGGAGTATCAATCTGGAGATGTAATTGGAAAAAGAGGGATTGAAAGTTTTTATGATGAAAAATTACGAGGGAAATCGGGTCTCGAATATGTTGAAGTGGATGCTTTAGGGCGAGAAGTAAAAAAACTAAAAAATCCTCTAAAGGAAAAATCTATACCGGGATTAAACCTTGATCTAACATTAGATGTAGATTTACAAACTTTAGCGGAAGAGTCAATGGGGGAATCTCGCGGTAGCATTATCATGCTGGATTTGGAAGATGGCGGGGTTTTAGCTATGGTCAGTAAACCTGATTTTAACCCGCGTGACTTGGCTGGGGTAATCTCTCCTACAGTTTGGCGAAATCTTCAAAATAATCCTGAACATCCGTTTTATAATCGCTCTTTGCAAAGCTTATATCCTCCTGGCTCAACTTATAAAATAGTTGTGGTAATGGCTGCTATAGCAAATAAGGTGATAAAACCAACCTCGGTTGTGAATTGCGCGGGTTCATACCGATTTGGAGTTCGATATTTTAAATGTTGGAAATCAAAAGGGCATGGTAGAATGAATTTGCTTAAAGCTATTGAACAATCATGCAACGTCTATTTTTACCAATTAGGGTTAAAAGTTGGGTTAGATGAGTGGTCTAAATTTAGCAGAATTTTTTTGTTCGGTAAAAAAACGGGTGTCGATTTTCCTTTGGAAAATTCAGGATTAGTTCCGGATCATGAGTATTTTGATAATCGTTACGGTGAAAAAAAATGGACAAAAGGGTTGTTGGTAAATTTATCTATAGGCCAGGGAGATCTTTTAGTTACGACATTACAAATGGTACAATTTGCTGGAATAATTGCAAAAAGAGGAATCTATCATAAACCACACTTGCTAAAATCGACTCAAAACCAAATTACTCAGGAAACGATTGTTTACGAATCAAGTCCATTGAAAATTGAAGAACTTCCTGAGGAGGCGTATGATATTGTACATGAAGGGATGTTTAGAGTTGTTAATGGAGAAAAGGGCACTGCAAAAGCCGCCAGAGTTCCGGGGATAAATGTTGCTGGTAAAACCGGAACAGCACAAAATTCACATGGTAATGATCATGCATGGTTTATCGGTTTCGCTCCTCGTGAAAACCCAAGAGTTGCCATAGTTGTTCTCATTGAAAATGGCGGAGGAGGTGGTAGTATAGCCGCTCCTAAAGCAGGAAAGCTTTTAAAACTATATTTCCAAAAATATCCGGCAGAAACTCCGAGTAGCCTAGCTAGTAAGAATTGA
- the mreD gene encoding rod shape-determining protein MreD, whose translation MKYLVPAVTFLGALVAQRTIADFMAIYEVKPNFIVIYLIFLSLKFGRVFGCLAGFFIGLVEDAILSTLFGLSAFCKSFIGFFTHNVPIGFMGTSILDTGFLIFMVTLSHNFLYGWIFSFGTEVDGIYLFFRFSLPGALYTSSIGLIVWAIYPKLLVVMYEK comes from the coding sequence ATGAAATATTTGGTTCCAGCAGTTACTTTTCTTGGCGCCCTGGTTGCTCAAAGAACAATTGCTGATTTTATGGCAATATATGAGGTAAAGCCAAATTTTATTGTGATTTACTTGATTTTTCTAAGCTTAAAATTTGGCCGGGTTTTCGGATGCCTGGCTGGCTTTTTTATCGGGTTGGTTGAAGATGCAATTTTATCAACTCTTTTTGGACTCAGCGCTTTTTGTAAATCGTTTATCGGTTTTTTTACACATAATGTCCCGATAGGTTTTATGGGGACTTCAATATTGGATACAGGATTTCTTATATTTATGGTAACACTTTCTCATAATTTCCTATACGGATGGATATTTTCTTTCGGAACAGAAGTGGATGGAATTTATTTATTTTTTCGTTTTTCTCTACCGGGTGCACTCTATACATCCTCAATCGGACTGATTGTTTGGGCAATTTATCCTAAATTATTAGTTGTGATGTATGAAAAATAA